From Pseudomonas alcaligenes, a single genomic window includes:
- the rarD gene encoding EamA family transporter RarD: MRLSGRGVVLSVTASLLFVLIPGYVRELAPLDGLQVFAQRVLWSIPAVLLLVALARQWAVLGAALARLRREPLLVPALLLAAVLMGVQWLLFVWAPLAGRMLDVSLGYFLLPLAMVLVGRLFYGERLRPLQRLAVVCALLGVAHELWLTRAFSWVTLVAALGYPPYFMLRRWMRLDALSGFVLEMLVLAPLAIWLIHAYGPPAVYSQAPQLWWLLPGLGLLSALAFGAMMAASRLLPLGLFGILSYVEPVLLFGVAVVFLGEAFDLRQLWTYAPIWLAVLLTGWDSARLLRKQARRGL; the protein is encoded by the coding sequence ATGAGGCTTTCGGGGCGCGGCGTGGTGCTGTCGGTTACCGCGTCGCTGTTGTTCGTGCTGATTCCCGGCTATGTCCGCGAACTGGCGCCGCTGGATGGGCTGCAGGTGTTCGCCCAGCGCGTGCTCTGGTCGATCCCAGCAGTGTTGTTGCTGGTGGCCCTGGCGCGCCAGTGGGCGGTGCTGGGCGCGGCCCTGGCTCGCCTGCGGCGCGAGCCGCTGCTGGTGCCTGCGCTGCTACTGGCTGCCGTGCTGATGGGCGTGCAGTGGCTGCTGTTTGTCTGGGCGCCGCTGGCCGGGCGCATGCTCGATGTCTCGCTCGGCTACTTCCTGCTGCCGCTGGCCATGGTGCTGGTCGGCCGGCTGTTCTACGGCGAGCGCCTGCGTCCGCTGCAGCGTCTGGCGGTCGTGTGCGCCCTGCTCGGGGTGGCGCATGAGCTGTGGCTGACCCGGGCGTTTTCCTGGGTGACGCTGGTGGCGGCCCTGGGCTACCCGCCGTATTTCATGCTGCGCCGCTGGATGCGCCTGGACGCGCTGTCCGGTTTCGTTCTGGAGATGCTGGTGCTGGCGCCGCTGGCCATCTGGCTGATCCACGCCTACGGGCCGCCCGCCGTGTACAGCCAGGCGCCGCAGCTGTGGTGGCTGCTGCCTGGGTTGGGCCTGCTCAGTGCCCTGGCCTTCGGCGCCATGATGGCCGCCAGCCGCCTGCTGCCGCTGGGGCTGTTCGGCATCCTCAGCTATGTCGAACCGGTACTGCTGTTCGGTGTGGCGGTGGTGTTTCTCGGCGAGGCCTTCGATCTGCGTCAGTTGTGGACGTATGCACCGATCTGGCTGGCTGTGCTGCTGACCGGATGGGACAGCGCGCGCCTGTTGCGCAAGCAGGCCCGCCGCGGTCTATAG
- a CDS encoding FMN-dependent NADH-azoreductase, whose protein sequence is MSQVLVIESSARTEGSVSRQLTADFIGQWQAANPQDQIKIRDLAVEQVPHLDIDLLSGWMKPVEQQNATEKAAAARSNLLTDELVAADVLVLAAPMYNFAIPSTLKSWLDHVLRAGVTFKYTETGPQGLLTGKRAFVLTARGGVYSGSALDHQEPYLRQALAFVGIHDVTFIHAEGLNMGAEFQEKGLAKAREQLAKVA, encoded by the coding sequence ATGTCCCAAGTCCTGGTTATCGAAAGCAGCGCCCGCACCGAAGGTTCGGTATCCCGCCAACTGACCGCCGACTTCATCGGCCAGTGGCAAGCCGCCAACCCGCAGGATCAGATCAAGATCCGCGACCTGGCCGTGGAGCAGGTGCCGCACCTGGACATCGACCTGCTCAGTGGCTGGATGAAACCGGTCGAGCAGCAGAACGCGACCGAGAAGGCTGCCGCCGCCCGTTCCAACCTGCTCACCGACGAACTGGTGGCTGCCGATGTGCTGGTGCTGGCCGCGCCGATGTACAACTTCGCCATCCCCAGCACCCTGAAGTCCTGGCTCGACCATGTGCTGCGTGCCGGCGTCACCTTCAAGTACACCGAGACCGGCCCGCAGGGCCTGCTCACCGGCAAGCGCGCCTTCGTCCTCACCGCCCGTGGCGGCGTGTACAGCGGCAGTGCCCTGGATCACCAGGAACCCTACCTGCGCCAGGCGCTGGCCTTTGTCGGCATCCATGACGTGACCTTCATCCATGCCGAGGGCCTCAACATGGGCGCCGAGTTCCAGGAGAAAGGCCTGGCCAAGGCCCGCGAGCAACTGGCCAAGGTCGCCTGA
- a CDS encoding 3-phosphoglycerate kinase: MKKLCLAFAALLPLTAFAYPTELNKQLNGAEVSATVEDIDADIGSVMLFNYGQAAATCSAVFRNGPEAPRTRKAELQPGQSTNLTLKFGRKIIKLRVDLECRPL, translated from the coding sequence ATGAAAAAACTCTGCCTGGCCTTTGCCGCGCTGCTGCCGCTGACTGCCTTTGCCTACCCGACGGAGCTGAACAAGCAGCTCAATGGTGCGGAAGTCTCCGCCACTGTCGAGGACATCGACGCCGATATCGGCTCGGTCATGCTGTTCAACTACGGCCAGGCCGCTGCCACCTGCAGCGCGGTGTTCCGCAATGGCCCCGAGGCACCACGTACGCGCAAGGCGGAGCTGCAGCCGGGGCAGAGCACCAACCTGACCCTGAAGTTCGGCCGCAAGATCATCAAGCTGCGGGTCGATCTGGAGTGCAGGCCGCTCTGA
- a CDS encoding LysR family transcriptional regulator, producing MKAPRVTLDQWRTLQAVVDHGGFAQAADALHRSQSSVSYTVARMQEQLGVPLLRIDGRKAVLTEAGEVLLRRSRHLVKQASQLEELAHHMEQGWEAEVRLVVDAAYPTANLVRTLSAFMPQSRGCRVRLREEVLSGVEEVLREGSADLAISSLDLTGYLGMQLSEVDFIAVAHPEHPLHRLQRTVSFQDLESQMQVVIRDSGRTQPRDVGWLGAEQRWTVGSLSTARTFVSSGLGFAWLPAHIISRELEEGLLKPLPMEQGGIRKPRFYLYSNKDRVLGPATQILIELIKNFDNAPLTAPFAAPLSAN from the coding sequence ATGAAAGCGCCCCGTGTCACCCTGGATCAATGGCGCACCCTGCAGGCAGTGGTCGACCATGGCGGCTTCGCCCAGGCTGCCGACGCCCTGCACCGTTCGCAGTCGTCGGTGAGCTACACCGTGGCGCGCATGCAGGAACAGCTCGGGGTGCCGCTGCTGCGCATCGACGGGCGCAAGGCAGTGCTCACCGAGGCCGGCGAAGTGCTGCTGCGCCGCTCGCGCCACCTGGTCAAGCAGGCCAGCCAGCTGGAAGAGCTGGCCCACCATATGGAACAGGGCTGGGAAGCCGAAGTGCGTCTGGTCGTAGACGCCGCCTACCCCACCGCCAACCTGGTGCGCACCCTCTCCGCCTTCATGCCGCAGAGCCGCGGCTGCCGCGTGCGCCTGCGCGAGGAAGTGCTGTCCGGGGTCGAGGAAGTGCTGCGCGAAGGCTCCGCCGACCTGGCCATCAGCAGCCTGGATCTCACCGGTTACCTGGGCATGCAGCTGAGTGAGGTGGACTTCATCGCCGTGGCCCACCCCGAGCATCCCCTGCACCGCCTGCAGCGCACCGTCAGCTTCCAGGATCTGGAGAGCCAGATGCAGGTGGTGATCCGCGACTCCGGGCGCACCCAGCCGCGCGACGTCGGCTGGCTCGGCGCCGAGCAGCGCTGGACGGTGGGCAGCCTGTCCACCGCACGCACCTTCGTCAGCAGTGGTCTGGGCTTTGCCTGGCTACCCGCGCACATCATCAGCCGCGAGCTGGAAGAAGGCCTGCTCAAGCCGCTGCCGATGGAACAGGGTGGCATCCGCAAGCCGCGCTTCTACCTTTACAGCAACAAGGATCGGGTACTCGGCCCGGCAACGCAGATCCTCATCGAGCTGATCAAGAACTTCGACAACGCGCCGCTAACTGCCCCCTTTGCCGCGCCGCTGTCGGCCAACTGA
- a CDS encoding alpha/beta fold hydrolase: MSYYERDGCQLHYEDRGHGEPVLLVHGLGSSIQDWEYQIPELAKTRRVLAIDVRGHGRSGKPRAAYQMSDFAADVSGLIEHLNLPRVHLVGISMGGMIAFQLGVERPELLRSLTIVNSAPEVIARTLGERWQLAKRQALSRLLSLETIGKGLARILFPRPEQAELRHKVEQRWPQNDKRAYLASLDAIIGWGVRERLGTISCPTLVVSGDRDYTPVAHKQAYVKELPNARLVVIEQSRHATPMDQPEKFNATLVEFLDQVELHRQETKDAQPC, from the coding sequence ATGTCCTACTACGAACGCGACGGCTGCCAGCTGCACTACGAAGACCGCGGCCACGGCGAGCCCGTGCTGCTGGTGCACGGCCTGGGCTCGAGCATCCAGGACTGGGAATACCAGATTCCCGAGCTGGCCAAGACCCGCCGCGTGCTGGCCATCGACGTGCGCGGCCATGGCCGCTCCGGCAAGCCGCGCGCGGCCTACCAGATGAGCGACTTCGCCGCCGACGTGAGTGGCCTGATCGAGCACCTGAACCTGCCCCGGGTGCATCTGGTGGGCATCTCCATGGGCGGCATGATCGCCTTCCAGCTCGGTGTCGAACGCCCCGAGCTGCTGCGCAGCCTGACCATAGTCAACAGCGCGCCGGAAGTCATCGCCCGTACCCTGGGCGAACGCTGGCAGCTGGCCAAGCGCCAGGCGCTGTCGCGCCTGCTCAGCCTGGAAACCATCGGCAAAGGCCTGGCGCGCATCCTCTTCCCGCGCCCGGAACAGGCCGAACTGCGGCACAAGGTCGAACAGCGTTGGCCGCAGAACGACAAGCGCGCCTACCTGGCCAGCCTCGACGCCATCATCGGCTGGGGCGTGCGCGAACGCCTGGGCACTATCAGCTGCCCGACCCTGGTGGTCAGCGGCGACCGCGACTACACCCCGGTGGCGCACAAGCAGGCCTACGTGAAGGAACTGCCCAATGCCCGGCTGGTGGTGATCGAACAGTCGCGCCACGCCACACCGATGGATCAGCCAGAAAAATTCAACGCCACCCTGGTCGAGTTCCTCGACCAGGTGGAGCTCCACCGCCAAGAAACCAAGGATGCCCAACCATGCTGA
- a CDS encoding peptidylprolyl isomerase, with translation MLNKIVLAACSLLLSFNLLAEPAKQPHVLLTTSLGDIELELDADKAPVSVANFLSYVNAGFYNGTQFHRVIPDFMIQGGGFDAELNQKDTFKPIKNEADNGLRNLRGTLAMARTRDVNSATSQFFINHKDNDFLDHGSRDFGYAVFGKVVRGMEVVDRIAKVPTSNRGMFQNVPRQPVLILSAKVL, from the coding sequence ATGCTGAACAAGATCGTCCTCGCCGCCTGCAGCCTGCTGCTGAGCTTCAACCTGCTGGCCGAGCCGGCCAAGCAGCCCCACGTCCTGCTGACCACCAGCCTGGGCGACATCGAACTCGAACTGGATGCCGACAAGGCGCCGGTGAGCGTGGCCAACTTCCTCAGCTACGTGAATGCCGGCTTCTACAACGGCACCCAGTTCCACCGGGTGATCCCTGACTTCATGATCCAGGGCGGCGGCTTCGATGCCGAGCTGAACCAGAAGGACACCTTCAAACCGATCAAGAACGAAGCCGACAACGGCCTGCGCAATCTGCGCGGCACCCTGGCCATGGCCCGCACCCGCGACGTCAACTCGGCCACCAGCCAGTTCTTCATCAACCACAAGGACAACGACTTCCTCGACCACGGCAGTCGCGACTTCGGCTACGCGGTATTCGGCAAGGTGGTGCGCGGCATGGAGGTGGTCGACCGCATCGCCAAGGTGCCGACCAGCAACCGCGGCATGTTCCAGAACGTACCGCGCCAGCCGGTGCTGATTCTCAGCGCCAAGGTGCTCTGA
- a CDS encoding low molecular weight protein tyrosine phosphatase family protein, with product MIRALFICSRNRLRSPTAEQVFASWPGVQSDSAGLSPDAEVLLSAEQVQWAELIFVMEKVHQKRLQQRFASLLKGKRVICLGIADDYQYMQPELVSLLERKVGAWLR from the coding sequence ATGATTCGCGCCTTGTTCATCTGCAGCCGCAACCGTTTGCGCAGCCCGACGGCGGAGCAGGTATTTGCCAGTTGGCCGGGCGTGCAAAGCGATTCGGCGGGCCTCAGCCCGGATGCCGAGGTGCTGCTGTCGGCCGAGCAGGTGCAATGGGCCGAGCTGATCTTCGTGATGGAGAAGGTGCACCAGAAGCGCCTGCAGCAGCGTTTCGCCAGCCTGCTCAAGGGCAAGCGGGTGATCTGCCTGGGTATTGCCGACGACTATCAGTACATGCAGCCGGAGCTGGTGAGTCTGCTGGAGCGCAAGGTCGGCGCCTGGCTGCGCTGA
- a CDS encoding GNAT family N-acetyltransferase encodes MPIRTLDRLDELLPAAWDALLCGAQPFLRHAFLSALEDSGSVGGRSGWQASHRLLCAADGQPLAALPAYVKAHSYGEYVFDMGWADACQRAGIAYYPKLLGAVPFSPVGGQRLLGTAPAALQLLDELEHELPRQGLSGLHINFTQADSDELLAGREGWLQRLGCQYHWFNRDYRDFQDFLDALTSRKRKQLRKEREQVAGQGIEFRWQQGGELGEADWDFVYACYANTYHERGRAPYLTREFFSLLAERMPAAIRVVSARHHGRAVAMAFSLVDGETFYGRYWGCLGDFDRLHFETCFYQGIECAIAEGLGRFDAGAQGEHKLIRGFEPVLTRSWHYLLHPRLRAAVSEFLAEESVAIRAYAEEARTLLPYRQAGCG; translated from the coding sequence ATGCCGATCCGCACCCTCGACCGTCTCGATGAACTCCTGCCCGCCGCCTGGGACGCCTTGCTGTGCGGGGCGCAGCCGTTCCTGCGCCACGCTTTCCTCTCGGCTCTGGAAGACAGCGGCAGTGTGGGCGGGCGCAGCGGCTGGCAGGCTTCCCACCGCCTGCTCTGCGCGGCGGATGGCCAGCCACTGGCGGCGCTACCGGCCTATGTGAAGGCGCATTCCTACGGCGAGTACGTGTTCGACATGGGTTGGGCCGATGCCTGCCAGCGCGCCGGCATCGCCTATTACCCCAAGCTGCTCGGTGCCGTGCCGTTCAGCCCGGTGGGCGGCCAGCGCCTGCTGGGCACTGCACCGGCGGCGCTGCAGCTGCTCGACGAGCTGGAGCACGAGCTGCCGCGCCAGGGCCTGTCCGGCCTGCATATCAACTTCACCCAGGCCGATAGCGATGAGCTGCTGGCCGGTCGCGAGGGCTGGCTGCAGCGCCTGGGCTGCCAGTACCACTGGTTCAATCGCGACTATCGCGATTTCCAGGATTTCCTCGACGCGCTCACCTCACGCAAACGCAAGCAGCTGCGCAAGGAGCGCGAGCAGGTGGCGGGGCAGGGCATCGAGTTTCGCTGGCAGCAGGGCGGCGAGCTGGGCGAGGCGGACTGGGATTTCGTCTACGCCTGCTATGCCAACACCTACCACGAGCGCGGTCGGGCTCCCTACCTGACGCGGGAGTTCTTCAGTCTGCTGGCCGAGCGCATGCCCGCAGCCATTCGCGTGGTCAGCGCCCGGCACCATGGCCGCGCGGTGGCCATGGCCTTCAGCCTGGTGGATGGCGAGACCTTCTACGGACGCTACTGGGGCTGCCTGGGCGACTTCGACCGGCTGCACTTCGAGACCTGCTTCTACCAGGGCATCGAGTGCGCCATTGCGGAGGGGCTGGGACGTTTCGATGCCGGCGCCCAGGGCGAACACAAGCTGATCCGTGGCTTCGAGCCGGTGCTTACCCGCTCCTGGCACTACCTGTTGCATCCGAGACTGCGAGCGGCGGTCAGCGAGTTCCTCGCCGAGGAGAGCGTGGCCATCCGGGCCTATGCCGAGGAGGCGCGCACGCTGTTGCCCTACCGCCAGGCGGGTTGCGGATGA
- a CDS encoding OprO/OprP family phosphate-selective porin produces the protein MIRKHFAGFAASALALAISAQAFAGTVTTDGSDIVIKTKGGLEVGTTDKEFSFKLGGRVQADYSTFNGFYTKDGDSADAGYFRRAYLEVGGVMYSDWAYQINYDFSHNSGGDNRKEDGYFDEASLAYNGFAPVAIKVGRFDPEFGLEKATSSKWVTAQERTAAYDLVDWTNAHNGGMGIQVSGTSGASLYGSAGVFAKDANNADDDGNSSKQFNLRGVFAPMHDAGNVLHLGVNFAQRDVSDGKFDSRLRSRLGIRGVSTDGGQDAGDNGNRLTLGGAENTAAGTFDDDAAWGLEAAWATGPFSVQGEYVSRTLKADDNAYDDVDADGYYVQLAYTLTGEPRGYKLGKFDAIKPANKQIGAWEVFYRYDNISTDDNNNYSAFLNADGKAGKNFGSIDDIEGKVHNLGVNWYANEAIKISGVYVASKVDNATNSVGDDDGDGFVVRAQYVF, from the coding sequence ATGATCCGTAAGCACTTCGCCGGTTTTGCCGCCAGCGCCCTGGCTCTGGCCATTTCCGCCCAGGCTTTCGCCGGTACCGTCACCACCGACGGTTCCGACATCGTTATCAAGACCAAAGGTGGCCTGGAAGTAGGCACCACCGACAAAGAATTCAGCTTCAAGCTGGGCGGCCGCGTACAGGCTGACTACAGCACCTTCAACGGCTTCTACACCAAGGATGGCGACAGCGCCGACGCCGGTTATTTCCGCCGCGCCTACCTGGAAGTTGGTGGCGTGATGTACAGCGACTGGGCCTACCAGATCAACTACGACTTCTCGCACAACTCCGGCGGCGACAACCGCAAGGAAGACGGCTACTTCGACGAGGCCTCGCTGGCCTACAACGGCTTCGCCCCGGTAGCGATCAAGGTCGGCCGCTTCGACCCGGAATTCGGTCTGGAAAAAGCCACCAGCTCCAAGTGGGTAACCGCCCAGGAACGCACTGCTGCCTATGACCTGGTCGACTGGACCAACGCCCACAACGGCGGCATGGGTATCCAGGTTTCCGGCACTTCCGGCGCCTCCCTGTACGGTTCGGCCGGTGTGTTCGCCAAAGACGCCAACAACGCCGACGATGATGGCAACAGCTCCAAGCAGTTCAACCTGCGCGGCGTCTTCGCCCCCATGCACGATGCCGGCAACGTCCTGCACCTGGGCGTCAACTTCGCCCAGCGCGATGTCTCCGACGGCAAGTTCGACAGCCGCCTGCGCAGCCGCCTGGGTATCCGCGGTGTGAGCACCGACGGTGGTCAGGATGCAGGCGACAACGGCAACCGTCTGACCCTGGGCGGTGCGGAAAACACCGCCGCCGGCACCTTCGACGACGACGCCGCCTGGGGTCTGGAAGCGGCCTGGGCTACCGGTCCGTTCTCCGTCCAGGGCGAATACGTGTCGCGTACCCTGAAGGCCGACGACAACGCCTACGATGACGTCGATGCCGATGGCTACTACGTACAACTGGCCTACACCCTGACCGGCGAGCCGCGTGGCTACAAGCTCGGCAAGTTCGACGCGATCAAACCTGCCAACAAGCAGATCGGTGCCTGGGAAGTGTTCTACCGCTACGACAACATCAGCACCGACGACAACAACAACTACTCTGCCTTCCTCAACGCCGACGGCAAAGCCGGCAAGAATTTCGGCAGCATCGACGACATCGAAGGCAAGGTGCACAACCTGGGTGTGAACTGGTACGCCAACGAAGCCATCAAGATCAGCGGCGTGTACGTTGCTTCCAAAGTCGACAACGCCACCAACTCGGTTGGCGACGACGACGGCGACGGTTTCGTAGTGCGCGCTCAGTACGTGTTCTAA